CAAGATATACTCCACTAATCATACGAAAAACAGAATCCCTTAATTGCTCATTTGAATAATACAATCCAACCCCTGTTAAGCCTAAGGCTGCTTCCCCTTGCACGGTAAGCTGGCCATATTCATTTACAACATTATCTTCTATAGTTAATTCACTATGGGATATCACTTTTGAATTTTCACCTTGTACAGCAGGAATCTTTATGTAATCTGCTTCCTCAGAATCGAGTACTAGAGCGTTCCTATCAGCAATGTCTGGAAAAATACCCTGTGCCATACTGACGGTATTAGTTGGATCGATCCAATATATTTTTCCATCTCTATTTGTTACTTTGAGCATCACATGATTAAAATTACCCATATTAGGTAATGCTTCAGGATTAGAAGTGCTAGTAGTTCCTCTCATAACTAAAATAGGTTGAACTTTATAACCAAGTTTTTGCAGAATAGCAGCCGTGCTAGCAGAAAAGTCTTTGCAATCCCCGACTTGAGAATCAGCAATTTTCTCCAAATCTCTCGGAAAAAATTTTCCTGACACTGTACGCCAGTCTCCCATGTACTGAACTTTTTCATTCAATAAAGAAGTGACTGCATTAATTTTCTCCTCATCGGTACTCTCATTGTCAGCAAATTCTGCTATAGCTTCAAAAGTTGCAGGAAGCGGCTGATTGATAACGCTATGATATCCAGGAGCTAATTTTTTAGCTAAATCCTCCCATTCAGATAAGCTTGAAAGTGATACCCAAGTGTTGTGTTTTATGTTCAATATTCCATTATGTGGTTCATTTGTTGTGTTTTCATAAACTGCTTTCTTTAAAGCAATGCTTATAGAGTGTATATCATCATTTTTTTCCTCAGCGATTTCTAATACTTCTCTTGGATCATTAACTTTAATCTCCAGGGGTAATTCAGAATTGATTTTAGTATTTTCTGCTTGTAAATAATCCCCATGATAAGAAAAGCTCAAGCCATAAAAGTTATCAACAGGAACCTTTTTGTTAACTTGTTTATACCTTAAATATACTTCTGTACCAATTTCTATTTTAGGAAACGATATAGTTACTTGCCTTAGCTGATCGAAGCCTTTACTAGGACTAGCTAGCGGTTTATCCTCTATCATGTCTTCAGTGACTATATATTCCTCTCCGTTATAAGCTGTTTTAGCTTCTAAAACAGTCAAATCTGCACTATCATCATTGTAGATTAAACTATACAGAGAAAATCTATCACGCCCAGACTCCTTGAGTATTTTTGCTTGTAGTTCTACTTCCGTTTCGTAGGTACCATCTCTATTAACATTAATGTTAACATTAGAAAACTTAACCTCGACAGAAGCATCTTCGTACTTACTCCACCTTGCTTCAGCTGTCGAAGCTACAAAAAATGCTAACATTGCTAAGTTAAAGACAGCTTTTAAAAACCTCATTTTTTACTTACATTTATTGAAAAATCATTCTATTATATCCGAACAACACTATCGGAAATGTAAGACTTAGTGTGTTCATATTACTTAGCGACGCGCTTACCGATATTATATGCA
This sequence is a window from Wolbachia endosymbiont (group B) of Protocalliphora azurea. Protein-coding genes within it:
- a CDS encoding DUF3857 domain-containing protein, with the translated sequence MRFLKAVFNLAMLAFFVASTAEARWSKYEDASVEVKFSNVNINVNRDGTYETEVELQAKILKESGRDRFSLYSLIYNDDSADLTVLEAKTAYNGEEYIVTEDMIEDKPLASPSKGFDQLRQVTISFPKIEIGTEVYLRYKQVNKKVPVDNFYGLSFSYHGDYLQAENTKINSELPLEIKVNDPREVLEIAEEKNDDIHSISIALKKAVYENTTNEPHNGILNIKHNTWVSLSSLSEWEDLAKKLAPGYHSVINQPLPATFEAIAEFADNESTDEEKINAVTSLLNEKVQYMGDWRTVSGKFFPRDLEKIADSQVGDCKDFSASTAAILQKLGYKVQPILVMRGTTSTSNPEALPNMGNFNHVMLKVTNRDGKIYWIDPTNTVSMAQGIFPDIADRNALVLDSEEADYIKIPAVQGENSKVISHSELTIEDNVVNEYGQLTVQGEAALGLTGVGLYYSNEQLRDSVFRMISGVYLDEEEKKFLELPDLTLRNVEDLTIKYEFQQKNKIFKTNLGPALNLGDNWLNDVVNTASDQVSDLFIGVPKTKESHMIIKDIKIKNCENLNFEINSPWLYVNRFCKYQNDGTEFSNLITIKKSFITNEELKTAEYKNLKSELENNFSRASIIISE